Below is a window of Camelus bactrianus isolate YW-2024 breed Bactrian camel chromosome 7, ASM4877302v1, whole genome shotgun sequence DNA.
ATCTCCGGGGCCTGGATACGTAGTTCTCCCTGTAGAATTCCTTCTCCAGCCGTGCAATCTGCTCCCGGGTGAAGGCAGTACGGTATCGTCGCATCTGGTCACTGGCACTGCAGGCCAGGGTGCCCTGGGAGCCCCCACTGCTGTTGCTTTTGGGAGCCTCGCTGCTGCCATTGGGACTGCTGGCCAGTGCTTCAGAGCCAGCCACTGTTCAGGGAGCCCagagcacatgcacacacagaacaCACAACAGACACACAGATGCTGCTGATGTGGGGCAGTAGGCCCAGGGTGTGTGTTGAAGGGGGATGGAAAGGGACATCATCCCTCTCACAGTAGCCTCAGTCGCTGCCTCTACTGGAGTGGCAGGGACTTTGAGAACCCAGGAATGGAGGACAGAGGCTCACCATTCAGATGAGCACATAGCAGCCAATTAGGCCTGGCTGGGCTGCTGTTTGGGAGTCCTCTGTCTAAGGCCTGCTGGGTACAAAAGCCTCAGCCACCCTTGCCACCTGCCTTGGAACACAGAAGAGATGCAGCCACTATGAATTTTCTGCCCACTATTGGCAGGAGTGGGCAAGGATATGCATATCTGACAGGCAAGTGAAGTGAGATGAACCTTTGTGTTGGAGTGTTGTGAACTTGGGTCTTAATGCATTTTCAGATGTTGGGCAGGGACTGAGTTCCCTTGCTTTGTGTGCCAGACAGCCGGTGCAGGTATGGGAATGGGCACTAGGCTGCATGTGTTGTGGGAATGGCACAGGAGTGTATGTATGAGTATCTTATTACCTTACTATATTTGAATGGAGTATGGGTTGTTCTGAGGGCATGCTGTGGTTAGTCTGCATTGAGTGGATAAGATGGTAATGGGTGGATGTGGGTGCTCAATGAGGTGCTGGCTGTCAAGGCCAGAGGGTGGTTTTTCTTCCATACCAGGCTCTTCTCACCCACAGCTTTGTGGAGGAGTGTCTGCTGGTGGGCTCTTCCTTCTAGCTTTCCACCTCCTCAGGGAGACTCTCTTCCTGGCCATTCACCCCCTCCCCACTAGCTCATGGTCAGGGAGGGATTCTCCAGTTACAGCAGTGTGACAGCCCACCCCCCAATTTGAGCCTAACCCAGAGAAGGGTGGGGCTTCTGCCCCCTGCAGCTCCTTTCCTTTGGGTGGAGATGTGGGAAtatgggggagagggggagggtcaGAGATCTGCCTTTTCAAATGCAACCGGAGACCAAAGGCAATTAGATCATTGGGACCATTTCCGACCTGGCGCCACCGAGCCCGGGAAGTGACAAGGTAATTTGGACCTCTGACCGACGTGCAAACTGGTCGGAGGGCCGCAGCACCCGGGCGGCCCAAGTCAGCCGCGATTTTACGGTCCTTTATGGACTCCCGGCTTCCGCGCCTGGATGCGCCTTACACCCCGCCAGCCACAAACTGCCCGGGCCTGCGTTTGATCTAGCCCATGCGGGGAGATGGTGTCTTCCCAGCGCAGCTGAAGTAGTACCACAAAGCTCTGGGGGGTTGGGGTGCACTTTGAATCCCCCTCAAGCCCAGGGCTTgcgtctccctccttcccccaaagcACAGCTGTCACCCTCAGTCCCGCCAATGCCAGAACACAGGAGGAGACCCCCACCAGGGCTCAGATAGCAGGGGAGAGTTGCTCAGGTGGGTCCCCCTAGCCACCTTGCACTGAGGGGAAGGAGTGGCTTCCTCCCCTCCAGAGCTGAAGTGGAAGGTGGGCGCGGTGGGAGGCCGAGGGAGAGAAGGGGTGCGGTGGCTACCTTTGCTGTGCTGGTACTCGGCGTTCCCCGTGGCGCAGTCCGGGGTGCAGCTCACCTCGATTTCTTCATAGAAATCCGATTCTGTGTCCGAGCTGCTGGGTTGCCCCTGGCCTGAGAGGCTGTCGGCCGAGGTGGCCGGAGGTCCGGGGCCGAGCACGGCGGCCCCGGCTGCCCGCGACTCCGCGCCCGGCCCCGCAGCGCTGCTTGCTAGTCTGTCGACCGGCTCCTCCTCCAGGCCTCCCCCGCCGCGCTCCCGGGCGGCCGGAGGTCCGGCTCGCGGGCTCAGGCAACCGCGGGGCACCATCTTCTCGGGCGGCTCGGGAAGCGGGCTGCCCACTGCTTCGGACAAATTGGAGACTCTCTTGCCAACCAGAGTGCCAAGCTGACCCCCATCCAGAAACATAACCATGTCCTTTCTGCTCTCCATCCCGGGCTTTcggaggggggaggggaaaagCCCCAAGTGAGCTCCTAGCCCCCGGCTCCTTGGGTCCCCAGTGGTCCGACAGATCTTGGCtgcagaagggagaaagagaggccaGGAGACTGGGCTGGCGCGGAGCGGCCGGAGCGCGAAGTCGACGGTGACGGCGGTGGTGGCAGTGGGGAGCTGGGGTCACCTTGTGATGCGAGCGCTCCTCTGTGCCGCAACGCCTCTGGGAGGAAGCCCCATTGCCCTCTTCTTTCTAAGCTGTCATCCTCCTGCTGCAATCGTCATTACAGTACCGCTGGTGACGCCACTCGGCGAGCGCAAGTGGATAAATAGAAACGTCTGCCACAGCGAAGATGAAAGGAGACCCGCAGCTAATGGCTCGGCAGTGATGCGCCAGGTGTGGGCCTCGCTCGAATGGGGAGGAGAGTGTGaaaacagagagacacacacactgagagagggagacacccaggcagagggaatgcaAATGGAATTCCGCAGAAAGAAAAGAGCTTAACGCGGCGAGTTCCGCAGGGGCTGCGGGACTCGGTAATTGAATAtgcttttgatctttttttttttttggattgttgtttgtccttttgttttcttaacttggTACCTTGTTCTAACACCGATGAGAGAATCCATAACTGCATTTTAGAAGTGTGAAGGCCGATTCACAAGCCTCGCTTCTCTCATTTATATTGCAATTGCCTGTCCCTGGCAAGCTAACCTCAACCGGGTTCCAAAGTCTTTTTTACAAGCTACCGAAAGGCATACTCCCTCCCCCGCAAGTTGTCTGGAGAGCTTGAGCCTGGggtctcctttcctcctttcctcct
It encodes the following:
- the EVX1 gene encoding homeobox even-skipped homolog protein 1, yielding MESRKDMVMFLDGGQLGTLVGKRVSNLSEAVGSPLPEPPEKMVPRGCLSPRAGPPAARERGGGGLEEEPVDRLASSAAGPGAESRAAGAAVLGPGPPATSADSLSGQGQPSSSDTESDFYEEIEVSCTPDCATGNAEYQHSKVAGSEALASSPNGSSEAPKSNSSGGSQGTLACSASDQMRRYRTAFTREQIARLEKEFYRENYVSRPRRCELAAALNLPETTIKVWFQNRRMKDKRQRLAMTWPHPADPAFYTYMMSHAAAAGGLPYPFPSHLPLPYYSTVGLGAASAASAAASPFSGPLRPLDTFRVLSQPYPRPELLCAFRHPPLYPGPAHGLGTAAGGPCSCLACHGGPANGLAPRAAAAAASDFTCASTSRSDSFLTFAPSVLSKASSVALDQREEVPLTR